In Bradysia coprophila strain Holo2 unplaced genomic scaffold, BU_Bcop_v1 contig_350, whole genome shotgun sequence, a genomic segment contains:
- the LOC119080366 gene encoding serine--tRNA ligase, mitochondrial-like yields the protein MFNFRCILLPFRDLPHSLSTRGLKQTINRIKPEYDTDYLTNPANIDHIKKNILNRKGVGDIERVHGLVYELNHNTDTTIRVKLQQQLEAALKTIPNHTHPDVVNYGDGPKEIASIGLKRNFTFSARPFDGLCGHLNILRTNEIDHFNGSRSYYFMNELAEMEEALIQYTVDKLDANGFELISVPEILPPEVIEGCGMKTTGERHQVFKTLPDNLCLSGTSEMALGGFFAGKRFHIDELPIRVMAVSRCHRAETSTAKEDKGVIFRVHSFSKVEMFSVCAPDQSESMLDEFKRIEIDLFSKLNLHFTVLDMPPCELGAPAYRKFDIEAWMPGRGMYGEISSCSNCTDYQARRLDIRFSDRNGQIVHAHTVNGTGCAVPRMLMAIAENGQNEDFTINIPTELQRYMDGKSIIQSARVLPGSKRAQIDETNVESSA from the exons atgtttaacttTAGATGCATCTTGTTGCCATTTAGAGATTTACCCCATAGTTTAAGCACCAGAGGATTGAAACAAACGATAAATCGAATCAAACCGGAATACGACACCGACTATCTTACAAATCCTGCAAACATTGATCACATCAAAAAGAATATATTAAACCGGAAAGGAGTCGGTGATATTGAAAGGGTGCACGGTCTGGTATATGAATTAAACCACAACACAGACACAACGATTCGTGTCAAACTTCAACAACAACTTGAAGCTGCCCTGAAAACAATTCCGAATCATACGCATCCTGATGTCGTAAACTATGGTGATGGTCCAAAAGAAATCGCATCGATTGGTTTGAAACGAAACTTCACATTTTCAGCGAGACCCTTCGATGGACTGTGTGgtcatttgaacattttacgcaCAAATGAAATAGATCATTTTAATGGTTCGAGAAGCTACTACTTCATGAATGAATTAGCTGAAATG GAAGAGGCACTGATACAATATACGGTCGACAAACTGGACGCAAACGGATTCGAATTGATTTCGGTTCCCGAAATTCTTCCACCTGAAGTCATTGAAGGATGTGGCATGAAAACAACCGGTGAACGCCATCAG GTATTTAAAACACTTCCAGACAATTTATGCTTGTCTGGCACATCCGAAATGGCTCTAGGTGGCTTCTTCGCTGGGAAACGATTCCACATCGACGAACTACCCATTCGAGTAATGGCAGTCAGCCGCTGTCATCGGGCTGAAACATCCACAGCCAAAGAAGACAAAGGTGTCATATTCCGTGTCCATTCATTTAGCAAAGTCGAAATGTTTTCGGTGTGCGCTCCGGATCAATCGGAAAGCATGCTGGACGAATTTAAGCGTATCGAAATCGATCTGTTCAGTAAACTCAACTTACATTTTACAGTACTCGATATGCCACCGTGCGAATTAGGTGCGCCTGCATATCG aaaatttgacattgAAGCATGGATGCCCGGTCGTGGAATGTATGGTGAAATATCAAGTTGCAGTAATTGTACGGATTATCAAGCTCGACGATTGGACATTCGCTTCAGTGACAGGAACGGGCAGATTGTTCATGCACATACGGTAAACGGTACGGGTTGTGCCGTACCAAGAATGTTGATGGCCATAGCGGAAAACGGACAAAACGAAGACTTCACAATTAATATTCCTACCGAACTGCAGAGATACATGGATGGCAAAAGTATAATTCAATCAGCCAGAGTGCTACCTGGATCGAAACGAGCC